The following proteins are encoded in a genomic region of Synechococcus sp. CBW1002:
- the hisD gene encoding histidinol dehydrogenase: MVASAPAAAPDRAQGPLRLTVLHDATAARERLEAIAERTSGSRLLQEQQRVEEILEQVRRQGDQALLELTERFDGIRPDPLRIAPERLAQAWQECPSQLQDALTLAHQRILAFHERQKPEDLAVTGPHGEQLGRRWRPVERAGLYVPGGRASYPSTVLMNAVPARVAGVERLVMVTPPGPGGEPNATVLAAAHLAGVREVYRIGGAQAVAALAYGTETIPRVDVISGPGNLYVTLAKKAVYGRVSIDSLAGPSEVLVIADHTARADQVAADLMAQAEHDPLAAAILLTTSAELAAAMPAALEAQLAGHPRAAITRSALEAWGLIVLCADLEEAAALSDRFAPEHLELLVDDPQSLAERIRHAGAIFLGPWSPEAVGDYLAGPNHTLPTSGTARFAGALSVETFLRHTSLIHFNRAALEATGAAVITLAESEGLHSHAESVRRRLG; this comes from the coding sequence GTGGTTGCCTCCGCCCCTGCCGCCGCCCCCGACCGCGCCCAAGGTCCGTTGCGACTGACGGTGCTCCACGATGCGACGGCGGCGCGGGAGCGGCTGGAGGCGATCGCCGAACGCACCAGCGGCAGCCGCCTGCTGCAGGAACAGCAGCGGGTGGAAGAAATCCTCGAGCAGGTGCGCCGCCAGGGCGACCAGGCGCTGCTGGAGCTGACCGAACGCTTCGATGGCATCCGCCCCGACCCGCTGCGGATTGCGCCGGAGCGCCTGGCGCAGGCCTGGCAGGAATGCCCGAGCCAGCTGCAGGACGCGCTGACCCTGGCGCACCAGCGCATCCTCGCTTTCCACGAGCGCCAGAAGCCAGAGGATCTGGCCGTGACCGGCCCCCACGGCGAGCAGCTCGGGCGCCGCTGGCGACCGGTCGAGCGGGCAGGGCTGTACGTGCCCGGCGGGCGGGCCTCCTACCCCAGCACCGTGCTGATGAACGCCGTGCCGGCTCGGGTTGCCGGCGTCGAACGCCTGGTGATGGTGACCCCACCGGGCCCCGGCGGTGAACCGAACGCCACGGTGCTTGCCGCCGCCCATCTGGCCGGGGTCAGGGAGGTGTATCGGATCGGCGGCGCCCAGGCCGTGGCGGCCCTGGCCTACGGCACCGAAACGATCCCCCGGGTGGATGTGATCAGCGGCCCGGGCAATCTCTACGTGACCCTGGCCAAGAAGGCGGTCTACGGGCGGGTGTCGATCGATTCGCTGGCCGGCCCCAGCGAGGTGCTGGTGATCGCCGATCACACCGCCCGAGCTGATCAGGTGGCCGCCGATCTGATGGCCCAGGCCGAACACGACCCCCTGGCTGCCGCGATCCTGCTCACCACCAGCGCCGAACTGGCCGCGGCCATGCCGGCGGCCCTGGAGGCCCAGCTGGCTGGCCACCCGCGGGCCGCCATCACCCGCAGCGCCCTGGAAGCGTGGGGCCTGATCGTGCTCTGCGCCGATCTGGAGGAGGCGGCGGCCCTGAGTGATCGCTTCGCTCCGGAACACCTGGAGCTGCTGGTGGACGATCCCCAGTCTCTCGCCGAGCGCATTCGCCATGCCGGCGCCATCTTCCTGGGCCCCTGGAGCCCCGAAGCCGTTGGCGATTACCTGGCCGGTCCCAACCACACCCTGCCCACCTCCGGCACCGCCCGCTTCGCCGGTGCCCTGAGCGTGGAGACCTTCCTGCGCCACACCAGCCTGATTCACTTCAACCGGGCAGCGCTGGAGGCCACGGGCGCGGCGGTGATCACCCTGGCCGAAAGCGAGGGGCTGCATAGCCATGCCGAATCGGTGCGGCGGCGACTGGGCTGA
- the rpiA gene encoding ribose-5-phosphate isomerase RpiA translates to MADLQDRMKQAVAEAAVEQIQDGMVLGLGSGSTAALMIRALGAKLQQGELKDIVGVTTSFQGEVLAAELGIPLRSLNAIERIDLAIDGADEVDPSFQLIKGGGACHVQEKLVARRADRFVVVVDATKLVETLNLGFLLPVEVLPGAWRQVQAELITLGATAELRMAVRKAGPVVTDQGNLVLDAAFAGGITDPLGLEREINNLPGVLENGLFVNLTDQVLVGEIVDGVPGVRDLVKR, encoded by the coding sequence ATGGCCGATCTGCAGGACCGCATGAAGCAGGCCGTGGCTGAGGCTGCGGTCGAGCAGATCCAGGACGGCATGGTGCTGGGGCTGGGTTCCGGTTCCACCGCAGCCCTGATGATCCGAGCCCTTGGAGCCAAGCTCCAGCAGGGTGAGCTGAAGGACATCGTGGGGGTGACCACGTCGTTCCAGGGCGAGGTGCTGGCGGCGGAACTGGGGATTCCGCTCAGAAGCCTCAATGCGATCGAGCGCATCGATCTGGCGATCGACGGCGCCGACGAGGTGGATCCCTCCTTCCAGCTGATCAAGGGCGGCGGTGCCTGCCACGTGCAGGAGAAACTGGTGGCCCGCCGTGCCGATCGGTTCGTGGTGGTGGTGGATGCCACCAAGTTGGTGGAGACCCTCAACCTGGGTTTTCTGCTGCCGGTGGAGGTGCTGCCCGGTGCCTGGCGACAGGTCCAGGCTGAGCTGATCACGCTGGGGGCCACGGCGGAGTTGCGCATGGCCGTCCGCAAGGCCGGGCCGGTGGTGACCGATCAGGGCAATCTCGTGCTCGATGCGGCGTTTGCCGGCGGGATCACCGATCCGCTCGGCCTGGAGAGGGAGATCAACAACCTGCCTGGCGTGCTGGAGAACGGCCTGTTCGTGAACCTCACCGATCAGGTGCTGGTGGGAGAGATCGTCGATGGCGTGCCCGGTGTCCGGGATCTGGTGAAGCGCTGA